The DNA window CTCGTCACCCGCGTGACACCGGCGGGGACGGTGGCCGCCGCCGTGGAGGCCGTGGCGCGCGAGCTGGCCGCCAAGAGCGCCTCGGCCAACCGGACCGTCAAGACGCTGGTGAACCGGTCCTTCGACTTCGATCTCGGGAGCGGGCTCGAGATGGAGCGCCAGCTCGTGGCCGCCCACATGCGCTCCGCGGATGCCGGCGAGGGCCTCCGGGCCTTCGTCGAGAAACGGGCGCCGGTCTTCAACGTCGCGTAGCCCGCGAGGACGTCTATGGACTTCACCTTCACCGACGAGCAGGAAGAGCTGATCCGCACTCTCCGCGTCTTTGTCCGGAAGGAGCTGGCCCCGCACTCCGCCCGCTGGGACAAGAGCGGCGAGGCCCCCTGGGACATGTGGCGCCGAATGGGGGAGATGGGGCTCCTCGGGCTCCGGGCCCCGGCGGCCTACGGCGGACAGGACGGCGATCTCCTCACCGCCGGGATCGTCATCGAGAACATCTGCCGGGGCGACTTCTCCGCCGGGTACCCGCTGCAGCTCAACTGGCTGGCCGAGGAGATCATCGGGAAGAACGGGACCGACGAGGTGAAACAGCGCTGGCTGCCGCCGGCCGTCCGGGGGGAGGCGATCATCGCCCTGGCGCTCACCGAGCCCAGCGTCGGCTCGGACGCGGCCAACCTCGTCTGCCGCGCCGACAAGGACGGCGGCGACTACGTGCTCACGGGCGAGAAGTCCGGCATCACGCTGGGCATGGTGGCCCAGGCGGCCGTCGTCTTCGCCAAGACCGATTCCCGCGCGAAGGCCCGCGGCGTCACCGCCTTCCTCGTCCCGCTGGCCGGGCCGGGCGTCTCCCGCAGCCCCTTGCGCGACATGGGCTCGCATGCGGCGGTGCGCGCGGTGCTGGCCTTCGACCACGTGCGCATCCCGGCCTCTCACCGCCTGGGCAAGGAGGGCACGGGCTTCTACCAGGTGATGCAGGGCTTCGACTATAACCGCGTGCTCATCGCGCTCGGCTGCCTCGGCACCGCGCAGGCCTCCCTCGACGAGACCATGGCCTACGTGAAGGAGCGCAAGGCCTTCGGCAAGCGGCTGGCGACCTTCGAGGGCGTCTCCTTCCCCATCGCGGAAGCCGCGACCCACGTGGACGCCGCGCGGCTCCTCTGCTACCGGGCGCTCTGGCTCGCCGACCACCAGCAGCCCTACACCAAGGAATCGGCCATGGTGAAGTGGTGGGGGCCCCGCCTCTCGGTGGAGACGATCCACCAGTGCCTGCTGCTCCACGGCCATTACGGCTACACGGACGAGTTGCCCTTCGAGCAGCGCATGCGGGACGTGATCGGCCTGGAGATCGGCGACGGCACCGCCGAGGTGATGAAGGTCATCGTCGCCCGCGAGCTGATGGGACGGGAGTCGCTCCCCTACTGATGCAGGGGTTCGCCGACTTCGAGCAGCACGACGCCGTCGGCCTGGCCGCCCTGGTGCGCCAGGGGAAGGTGGAGCCGGCGGCGCTCCTCGAGGCGGCCATCGAGCGCGTGGAGGCGCGCAACGGCCGGGTGAACGCCCTGGTGCTGCGCTGCTACGACCACGCCCGCCGGGCGATCGCCGAGGGGCTGCCCGACGGGCCCTTCCGCGGCGTGCCCTATCTCCTCAAGGACCTCACGGCCTCGCTGGCAGGCGTCCCCATGACGCGCGGCTCGCGC is part of the Candidatus Rokuibacteriota bacterium genome and encodes:
- a CDS encoding acyl-CoA dehydrogenase family protein, translating into MDFTFTDEQEELIRTLRVFVRKELAPHSARWDKSGEAPWDMWRRMGEMGLLGLRAPAAYGGQDGDLLTAGIVIENICRGDFSAGYPLQLNWLAEEIIGKNGTDEVKQRWLPPAVRGEAIIALALTEPSVGSDAANLVCRADKDGGDYVLTGEKSGITLGMVAQAAVVFAKTDSRAKARGVTAFLVPLAGPGVSRSPLRDMGSHAAVRAVLAFDHVRIPASHRLGKEGTGFYQVMQGFDYNRVLIALGCLGTAQASLDETMAYVKERKAFGKRLATFEGVSFPIAEAATHVDAARLLCYRALWLADHQQPYTKESAMVKWWGPRLSVETIHQCLLLHGHYGYTDELPFEQRMRDVIGLEIGDGTAEVMKVIVARELMGRESLPY